DNA from Antennarius striatus isolate MH-2024 chromosome 1, ASM4005453v1, whole genome shotgun sequence:
tcaaacaaattgaTGTATTTATCACTTAAGAGGACTTtatggaatgaaatgaaatcaactttaatAACCACAATTTTTCAGATGATTCTTTTTAATAATCATTAACACTTTCAATTGATTTcaattttctgcttttattttttattatgataAGCTTAATATTAGTGCTAAACTGACACAATGGCCATAAATTTCTCTACTGCAATATTCTAAGTCAAACAGGAACATGTACCCATTATCAGGTGTTTCATTTGAGTTTTTGAGTGTAACTTTATATGCTGGTAGTGCGACAGTTTGTGGGCAAACCATCCTGTGTAATCGACATTTACTGTAACAGTCATGTGAAATGGGGTACGTGACTTACAGGTTCAAGCAGTGTATACATAACTGAAATTACTCACCAACGAGTTCTAAAGATCAGTGGGTTTTACTGATGTGAGTCATTTACACAAATATTGGGATGTGctatcattaaataatatttaacaaCAACACATCCTGATTTCACTCTTCACTATTCAGATGCCTTTTTTTCCATACCAAACTAAAGTAATGATGTTGGAAAACTACTTCCGTCTTTGTGTTTCAGTGGTCTACACCCTCAGAGGTCCTGCAGACCTTCCATGCAAAGAAATTCTGGATTGCTCCGCCGCAGTACTATGAGCTTAGCCGAATGTGTCGCTTGCCTCGGATGAGTGACCTCCACAAATTCTCCATTCAACGTGCCCAAGAAGGCTGTGAACAGTATTTGCCTGTTGTTGTGCAAAAGGAACAGTCGATGTCACTACTGCCAGGTCAATATTGCCTTTCATCTAAGCCAATAGAGAAAAATAGGAAATAGATATTCCtttaagttgaaaaaaaaatgttttttttccatgaaattTTCAAAACCAATAATGGTTGGATGCTACAAACCAGTGTTATCTACGTAATCAAAACTCAAACCACCATCCTCTGTTTATAGCCCTTTCACAGAAATCTCTGGACACCTTTTCATTTTGATCACTATCAATCAGTACCCAATGTGGGACACGTCTTTCAAAGTCTGTTATACAATGACGGAGTTCCAACATAAAATCTACACAAGTGGTTTGAGTTGAATTTTTGATTGTTCTTTAGAAAATTAATGTGcaatacaatttgatatatatttatgtatttgggAATTTGTTTTGGACTCTAACCGCAGTTTTAAAGAAGATGCAAATATTAtatacagacagaaaaacctgtTTAAAgtacatatattttcataagTATTCTACAGTTCACACATCCCAGTGATGAATGTTGCTCTCTGTGGTCAATGTATTGCACAGATGACATGTTGGATATTCGTTGTGACACTTTTCAGTGTACTCTGGTTGTCAGTGAGTTCATCCCAAAACACACCTCACATATTATGTGTCGTCTCTCAAGGTTTGTCAACATTGATTTACCAATGCtacaaaataaagtgcaaaaaggaTCTTTTGCCTTCCCTGTTAAATATCATTTAACGTTCCCAATTTGAAGAGGCtgttgaagttttatttttttatgagttAAATGCTAATTACTGAATTCCAACTCTGGTTCACATCATAATATGCTGTAAAAAATCACACGACGATTTATCATACCTTGCTGGTTGTCTTTATTAATACAGATTTAATACAATTTTGATGTCTCTAGAGTGGAATCAGAAGCAGAGTGATAATGACTCCCTGAGACCTTCACAGCATATCAATAGAATGGTGATGTTCAGTCAGGATGCAACAGTTCTGCCTCAAAAAACTACCGGTACATGGAATTAGCGCAAAAGATCCGTGTTTACCAAACTCtgttttttacatgttcttttgTTGTAGTAAACATAgaaattgtgtgtttaaatatttctcCCATGCTATACAAATACCACAATAATAGTCTGGTCCTAAATATTGTATACTAATTAGTCCCTGATAAAATTATCATGAGGCTGTTGGGAAGTTTTGAGAAAATGTATTATTGGTTTTCCTTATTTCATCGTATCTCTTGGCAGTAGCAAAATTCTGAATGCTGCTACGCCTGTGGTCAGTTGTCAGTTTTTGCTGTCTTATTCAGTCTGATATTCTTGGTTTCTTTTCAGGTGACAGACTTTACCCTCGGAGCACTTCTGAAGACGCTAAGATGAATAAAAGCACAGACCTCCCGCAGGAAGATCCTCCAGATTGTGGACTGCACCGCATGTTGCTTCTAGATTCATATACTATAAATATACAGATCAACATCACACCCAAGCACAGTCATCTGGTACCTGTTGTAGGACAGGCCATCCCATGTGACTTACACAGTAAATGCTAACACATCATACTGATTGTACTGGCCTTACAACAGCCCATAAGTCATTCACAGTGGACATTTTGAATTGCAGTGTAGTTTACAATGATGACCATCAGTCTGTTGTATGAATGTGTAACAGTTGAGTGACACTTATGCAGCAGAGGCTGGTAGACTTGGAAgcctcttgtttttgtttgtaaatgAGCGATGGAAAAATTTTAGCTCCAATGCGAAATATTAAACAGAAGCACAACTCTCACTGTAAAACTCAACAATTTTAAGACATCCTTTTCTATTGGTTTACAGAGCAACAGGGGGAAAACAATTATTGGGAAGGCAAACCTGAGACTTACAGTTTGTCTCAAGTGTGATCAAAAGCAATGGGCAGCACTTGAGATAAATGTGTGTCACAGCAAAATGTCTGATGTGGCCATGTGAtaattcagtttttgtttttgaataaatcTTCAAAAATCTCAACAattctgtcttttcctgtcAATAGGGTGCTGTGTCTGCATCagtgagggaaaaaaatgattattGCAAATGACTGCAATATAACAAAGTGAaaaatttaaaggggtctgaatagTTTCTGTACACACTGTGATTGTTTATTCTTCCAAAGCTCTGGTCCCCTTTTTGAAGACTAGTCTTCACACTTAACAGTTTctttgcctttgtgtgtgtgtgtgtgtgttttgatggtTCCTCTCAGAACTGCATATGTCAGTGATGGAGGCACTGCAGGGCTTCCACCCTTTCTCTTTGGGGTGTCTTCCTTGCTCACAGTCATGTCCTTTATGACACACTGACAGCTGGTAAGACATGATCTCTGTCATATGGTTGGTACCCTGTGTCTGACATTCAGGAATTCTTTAATTATTCAagaaatcaatttatttatttttaattgcatcttttttaaatgtctaaatGCGTTTCTGATGTGCTTGTTGATTTTGGTGTCCACACAATGAAAGCAAAACAGCAAATcaagtgggtttttttctttgtctcacaCAAAACCACAATAAAGTAATTAACCTTGTGCTACATGGATCAATTGCATCATTTATCTTACATATGAGGGGCAGCTCTGgggagaaatattaaaaaatactgGTTGACAGTGACACAAAGATAGAAATAAACGTAAAGAAAGAGGGTGTAATTATATCAGCGACTGAATTTGCTGATTTCAATTTGTTTTGACCTTTGTTTCCTTTTATAGCCTGAAAATCTATCCTTAAGTCAACTTGgtatgaaatgatttttttttctattatgaACACCGGGTCAGTGCTGTTCAGTCTAATTTTGaggatgctgaggttttctAATCTGCTCAGTGCGGTCCTCACACCACATCTCACTATGTGTGGGATGATGGTGGTAGAAACGGGTTGAGTTTAAATAACACTGCTCAACCTTCtgtgctgtttgtgttggagTCCGTTGggggtttccatggcaactcACAGCCTTGGAAACCCACCATCTTCGTCCAGATGAGGTGATGATGCAGCAGTCTGTCTCCGCCAAGTGTGTTGCTCGCCTCTCTGTGAACCAACCTGCATAGTTTATTTGTGACTGAAGGATTGGGTCGCAAATGAACGACTCCGTTGTGCATGAAGTTTCAAAAGAGCTGCACAGTTTCCTTACCTATGGAGGGTCAAGCTTTAAAAAACATGCGCATATTCTGAAAGTTTGATATCTGTGGCTATTTTTAGATGCAGCTTGCGTAACAAATATATCAGCATAGTCAATGTAGCATACCAGTATATGTCTAATATTCAGACATTGATGTAATGATTCCTGTTAAAACAAAAGGGATGTACAGTATTATTGTGGGCAATGTTTATTGGCACAATTTGAAGTCACTCTTCTTGCCTCCTTCTTTTTGATAACTGTAGATCTCTAGATGATTAATATAAGTCATCAGTTTGAAGAGTTTCATGACTCACTCTTAACAGACCTTCCTGCTTGTGCAAAATAACAAGGATAAGCAAGATGTCAGAAAGATTGCTGTGAGTCGAGTGTGAGTGCAGTACGCCGCTGATTTGCACACATCATAGCCTTGCCAGAAAATACTCCCAACTTGGAGGTCTCGATGCTTTTAGGAGTGAAGTAAACTTGCCTTTCAAATTTTATTCTTACCGATGCTCTATTAATATTTCTCTAAGGGTTTCAAACCTCAAAAGGCTGAGTAGACACAAGACAGcctgaaaataaataagttaaaaacccaaaacaagaaGACATTTAAGTAATCTGCTGGATAAATATGTAATATCCCATATGAGAACAATCTGTGACTGAAACTACAATATTTTAcgcatctttttaaaaaattagtcaataaattaaaaaaagtttcattgcAAATTCATTATTCCCATAAAGAATAATTCAGTTCTCTATTTAAGATGCTATAAACTAATTGGATCcatcattataaataaatgGTTTCACAGTATGAAACTCATGCTGAATGATATGTAAATGCCAAGGGTCCTTAATGCACACAGTTTGCAGAAACCCATGTTAAGTACTGTATGAAGAGCTGATAGCTAGAGTCAATGTGGAGCTAGTTTTCTGTCTAATTGTTTAGCCCAGAGCAATAAAATACTTTTCATTCAAATCAACTGATGATGGCAATTCTATTTTTCCACCAACCACACGGTGGATAATAAATTGTGGTTGTCTTTATCCCAAGATCAGTTGATTATAGTCAGAATCAATAAAGGACCAACTAGCTGTTGTCAAAGTATCTTTGTGGCTTGAATGAAGGAGGCCCTTGCAAAATTGCGCATGGACACTTTAATATACCTTTCTCACATACTATTACAATAGAGAATGACAAAAAAGTCATATTTACTTAATTATTGATCCATCCTCTGAATTCTAGACTGGAAATTTCAAATTAGTCCCAGAGGTGTTTCAGTTCTTCAAGAGATGTTGGATTAGTACAGtttaaatggagaaatgacATGTTGGCCATTCATGATTATTCTAGTATTTTAACACATCAGTTAAACATTTAATATTGTCatattttgattcattttgttcCAGTCTATTATTGTATGCCTGATCTTGTTGAAAACAAGTCAAAACATTGCCTCAAAATTGTGAGTGAAAGAAAAGtatatgaaaacataaaacgAAGAAAGCTTCTTATAAAGTTGAAAAGAATTTGACGTTCCAATTCATTGTAATGGATTATGTCATCTTGGATCATAtgatcttgttttttgtttcaccaTATCATCCACAGTTTATTAAGCTGACAAGAAATGCAGTCAGATTTTGTGCAAAGATCTCTCTGATATTGTCTTATACAATATCTGACTTGAAAACATTTCTTATCCTAAACTGTCCTGCATGAAATCTTGTTAGGAGTTGGCCCAGAACACTTGCCCTCATAGAGGCTTTGgctctgacagacagacacccccCTTCACTGTATTACAGCCGGAATAACTTCAAAGACTCTTACAACTAAAACCATTAGGGAGTTAAAGCATCTGTGTTAGTCCTATTTCTATTTTGAACTGCACAGTTTTACCACAAAGATGCTTATGTATAAGATAATAATCCTCACCAGCTGATGTACGTATACCAGAAGCTCTTCAGGGAATACAAACTGGTTCAACCTGAAACCCTTAGCTTTCATTCAGAAGCTTCATAAACAACAGAAATGTAGTGTTCAAGTCAAATGTTGCTGGGAGTCATTTCTGCACAGTACTGGtctgttttcatttatgttttaagattttattataataaatatactTATTTATGTACATCATCTGATGGATTGGTAAAATCTTTCTATTCACATGTTATGTGTACATTCAACACTGTTTGCATGAAAACCCCTGAACATAAACAAGCTTACAGTGAAAAGGGTGTGTGACCAAAAGACAGGACAGTCTCTGAGGTGTCGAAGCTCTCATGAAGCGCATTGTTAAATGCAATGAAGTAAGATGCATGTGTTCTACATCCTGTCCCAAGGCATTAAAACTGTTCTAACAAGAGAGCAGGAAAAATATGTGAAGCTCGACGGTGATGTTGACTCTATTGGTTTCCTTACGACCTGTGGAACCCTACTCCCGACGTAATGGTCCCATGCTCTCTGAACTTTGCTGGATTTTAATTCATAAACTGAAAGCATCAATCAGCAGAACATCAAAGTGAATACTTAACAGTAGGCTACATTTACGCATGAGCTTTTCCGCTAATCCACTTGGATtacgtgttgtgtgtttcatccTGATGGACAGACTCTGTCACgtaatttcacttttttttccccccctcttcCAAAAATACCGTGACCCCTTGGCCCCTCAAAACACGTTTCTTCACCTGAACCTGCACCCCACTCACTCCCACAGACTGACACACATACTGCTCTACATTTCGTCTAGTGCAACTTCATCAGTTCCTCCGAATACATGTACACATCCGAGAAGGTTAATAACTTTGCCCGTTGTCCGCAGCTTCCAAGCCCTGCCAACATAAGCTCTTCTCTCCGGTGCAGATGCTGGCTCCTAAACCATGACGGCTCCTCCCGTGGGCAGCCCCACGGGGTGTCCCATCAGAGTGGGTTGGCCAGTTCAGGACATGTTGATGACCAAATATCCCAAAACCACAGCGACTGTAACGATGACAAAAAAGGCGAGCACAGCGCAGATGGACGCAAAGCCAGCATCCCTGGTGCCTCCCCCGTCCTCCTCTTTGGGCTCCTCTTCGCAGATGGAGATGACACCAACAGAGGAATTCCCTACACTCATATTAGACTTCAGTTCTGCACCGGCCTCCTGCTTCGCTTCCACAGCCCACGGCGCCACCTGCACCTTCATTTCCATCTCCTCCAACATCTGGCTCACCTGGGAGATCTCTGATTGCAGGTCCCGGAGGTCGGCCGTGTCGATGTTGCTGTCTGCCTCGTATTTCATGTTCTGTACACTCATGGCCCGTGATGCCACCGTGGTGGTGCTGCCAGTCATCCCTGTCTGGATGAGGTGTCTGGTCGGCACCTTGAGGGGGAAATCCTGGCCTATCTCCAGGGACCTTTTCATGTCCACCTCCAGGAGGTCCATGCTGCTGGAGAACAGCACCCATAAGCGCTCGTATTCGACGCGGTCCTCCTTGCTGATGGTCTTGTCTTTCAGTAGAGAGGTCAGTTTAGTCCTGTTGGCCACGGCCAGCTCCTGGGCCTTTTTACGGgtcttcttcagctcctctcGCAGGTTTTGCGAGTCCGAGGTGCTTCCCATGGCGATGACCAGATGTCTGTAACAAGCAGTCACTTTGTTCAAAGCGTCCAGCATTGTTTTGCATTCCTCTTTCCCCATAACTGctccaaaaaaatataataataataataataaattaaaaaatagatgaaatttagaaggaaaaaaaacgctCGGTGAAAAATGTCGAGCTGTCCGCGGGGCTCCAGCCGCTGTCTTTAGTTTCCACGGGAGTGCAGCTCCAGCTTTACAAATCCCCTCAACGCACTGCTCAGAGAAAATTCCTCTCTATCCATGCTCCTTCCTGTCTGCAAGCATGCACACAGAGCGGCTTAGAAATTAATGCGTCCGTAAATGGCTTTGGGCTACCTTTGagctcccctctcctctccacaCCAGGCGGCGGCGGAGCGCGTCTCTCGCAGGGCGCGGATGGTGGATGCGCGAAAATGAACCAACGGcccttttctttaaaaaaatgtgattcagTTCAGGAATCAGCTacaagtgccccccccccagcccctcctCCCCCCGTCTGAGAATGCGTATATTTTACAGGTGGTagaataaagtaaaaatgttaaattttcgAAAATGGCGCGCCGCTGGGGAGATGGAGATTTTTACGATAATTATAGGGAGGGAAAGGCGTGATTGCGTCCACTGCAGGAAggcatttgtgtttttgttttgttaacttTATCTTcgatgggggtgggtggggaggGATTACTGCCCACTCATGTACCCAATCGATGATGTTTAAATAGGTCTATCAGAAAGCGCCCTCTTCGGTCGCATGTGCGCACTCGGTAGATGTGGTGAGAAAACAAAGCAGTTCCACTTCTATTGGTTTGCCCCAGTACGCCTCACATTTACATGGATCCTATCATTTGCTGTGTTGCCCCCGAAGTGGGCAGGGTTGTGGTATCTGTCAGCAAGGACGCCAAATCACAAAGCCCAAACCTAATCCAATAGCTGTTTGTCAATCCTGCATAGGATTTCAACCCCACTGTCGCCTGTCTGTTATGAGGAATGAAACAAATGTTGGAATCAAGTAATACAATATATAAAGCAGCTTTTCTAATTTGTTGGATAAAAGCAATTCAGTAAAAGCAAAATTGAACGCAATCCTTTTGCTTGTTCGTATGGTTTGGCAGGCCCATAGGGtctaaaagatttttaaaaatttctggGCTTGGACAAtattcattatcattatcatggggattttctttaacaaatcatctagaaacatttttgttactggttgtgtgtctttgtgtgcttcaaaaatgaaaatgtgttataTTTCAATTGGAAAAAGTAACTTTGTCAGATTGCTGCATTTATttctactctctctctgtccataATTGTGAGTCACATGGCCAATCAGACACACTCTGCAGAATGCATACAGCTGCAGCATACATCACCGGTTGGATAATGTGTTGTTTACCTAGCTGGCCCCCGCTGTGATGAGAGGTGAGAGACAGATAAGGCTATGTGGTTTGCTCTTTTTGCATTATTGAAGCGGATGACGTCTAATAATCCATTGAGTGTGCTGTCAAGCTAATGGACTGAAATACAGAGAATGCCCAAGGAACTTGTGGCAAACCTATTTCTTTGCTTTCCACAAGACTGCATCCGATATATTTCTACTTTCCATCAATTTTGATGCGTAATAAAATCTCCTGGGTTAGTTTGATATTAACTTAAGCACATTCTATCTTTCTTCTGTACACTATATTGTTTCATGCATGGTGACCATGTCAGAA
Protein-coding regions in this window:
- the si:ch73-167i17.6 gene encoding regulator of G-protein signaling 9-binding protein, translating into MGKEECKTMLDALNKVTACYRHLVIAMGSTSDSQNLREELKKTRKKAQELAVANRTKLTSLLKDKTISKEDRVEYERLWVLFSSSMDLLEVDMKRSLEIGQDFPLKVPTRHLIQTGMTGSTTTVASRAMSVQNMKYEADSNIDTADLRDLQSEISQVSQMLEEMEMKVQVAPWAVEAKQEAGAELKSNMSVGNSSVGVISICEEEPKEEDGGGTRDAGFASICAVLAFFVIVTVAVVLGYLVINMS